The proteins below come from a single Acanthopagrus latus isolate v.2019 chromosome 4, fAcaLat1.1, whole genome shotgun sequence genomic window:
- the LOC119018151 gene encoding high choriolytic enzyme 1-like: MTPSASLLLLLLLGLCQAHPLQEEGGQEEVEEEEEEVPDTMDITTRILTSNNATDEMLLEGDLLAPKTRNAMTCWSQSCLWRKASNGLVMIPFTMSAEFSSFERQKIDRGMKAFHSSTCIRFVPRQNEYDYISVENRGGCFSALGRTGGRQVLSLNRQGCLYHGIIQHEINHALGFQHEQTRSDRDYYVRINWENIDPNMAYNFYKKNTNNLNTPYDYSSIMHYGRTAFSIQYGRDSITPIPNANVQIGQRQGMSYWDIMRINLLYRC; encoded by the coding sequence ATGACTCCCTctgccagcctgctgctgctgctcctgctcggCCTCTGTCAGGCACATCCTctccaggaggaaggaggccaagaagaagtagaagaagaagaagaagaagtcccAGACACCATGGACATCACCACCAGGATTCTGACCTCCAACAACGCCACCGATGAGATGCTGCTGGAAGGAGACCTGCTGGCTCCCAAGACCAGGAACGCCATGACGTGCTGGTCCCAGAGCTGCCTGTGGAGGAAAGCTTCCAACGGATTGGTGATGATCCCCTTCACCATGAGCGCTGAGTTCAGCAGCTTTGAGAGGCAGAAGATCGACAGAGGAATGAAGGCcttccacagcagcacctgcaTCCGCTTCGTCCCCCGTCAGAACGAGTACGACTACATCAGCGTGGAGAACAGAGGCGGATGTTTCTCCGCTCTGGGCAGAACTGGAGGCAGACAGGTGCTCTCTCTCAACAGGCAGGGCTGCCTCTACCACGGCATCATCCAGCACGAGATCAACCACGCTCTGGGCTTCCAGCACGAACAGACCAGGAGCGACCGCGACTACTACGTCAGGATCAACTGGGAGAACATCGACCCCAACATGGCCTACAACTTCTACAAGAAGAACACCAACAACCTCAACACCCCCTACGACTACTCCTCCATCATGCACTATGGAAGAACAGCCTTCTCCATCCAGTACGGCAGGGACTCCATCACCCCCATCCCCAACGCCAACGTGCAGATCGGCCAGAGGCAGGGCATGTCCTACTGGGACATCATGAGGATCAACCTGCTCTACAGATGCTGA